The Bactrocera dorsalis isolate Fly_Bdor unplaced genomic scaffold, ASM2337382v1 BdCtg024, whole genome shotgun sequence genome has a segment encoding these proteins:
- the LOC105229188 gene encoding uncharacterized protein LOC105229188 isoform X1, with protein MIKKRLQKRSAVKCVSGRSGTNGIGKENIKITIPNAGSVNKMDNKTIQLDFKLLVGQSLNLLDSLDAVSQCDALHYLLRTLKCKYPEACERVTRALFPHITDEFASSTKTANKKQLQLQLLLTAKKEEIKTEDEGSTDLNQNFEKILCKEEIMCLDEDDDDMVGGMDLHANVENSASNNRHLHYNSTHALKQDPLDLIPSSIINTRHLTKANSNATFEHAIVGNSGGAITRLAGDDSYNSWAELATCDQEKNMTRHNTKNNKHNNYPRLLSEKLVLSIDEGCNPTTKAKDDYYFYPDNEWTIHYHHSTGEFNVRAYKQLFRFRLQTALSEEHKTFLKKFYKNFILSGQLLGTRPPLHVLEKVREQRLEEWQQLRLRKLAAVAAATAYTQQRQILPAITFDSELESESESQMSTSVAAPEMMKFEEITEEDAGAGRLVHGMEMEPDIEDVLGGGSSASGSGHSNSSNGGATTDLQTLVATTPESVSTMTTTINNTNTASLAGGESTTSGSLSSNSKPLLHNQQQQQGNSNLVINGLTASNNINNLSYNNQQLANIVGDLPSVAPKEPNQQPQSLQGISTQIERQNRLLEQRQPNFSNQYLQERNEQPLNSLHFPTLNDVARENVLDSATLDNGSNSNININKIESMLLPGLNNCSNSSGSGSANGPGSDSTAMKNMPESLHNNVLNANQSHFLGLQQQQQQQQEQQRLIKQNQKQDTPQLLQQHRNVNANLQHPQTHPLTLLGGMAESAQHQLQQQQQEQLQLQQQRMQQQSTNTAAFINSIDNILDNGSLPAVMQQKHPQQHFSAELLAQSPTLQQQGAQQSPLSAHAAQMQQQQQPQQQMQHTIPMLHMHQHVDTLQQQQQHLLLQQQQQQQLAGTSSASTAPTSGASSSMSSALSTTPNNILSGISASASTSGSISSASLNVSLGLDDNDLSHDEDDDMDEHDLDDMEPKQQLIDGGSSSSTSLQAPPGSTGAQGAAGSGAKKAKPSYQCLQCPKSYRKRKSLLDHYKIHPGFCHDCGQPNGTSLEEIIHHNRTVHAKEFPFVCDTCGESYSRRQQFHAHVESHSKKEFKTYSCIECGQKFPHKKLHQQHLDTTGHKADGAICEVCGADFPSKNALYQHIIRVHKKDNFFECHICQNRFTLKANLERHVQLHTEVKRTYVCDICGSSYFTYPALKDHYSNAHTDASECKCTLCGKRFGSVKSLQRHLPSHSEERPHCCCYCDQTFKWKTHMVRHKQTVHGNQPSPKKVKRFAKDEEMVPTPDMPGPPPAKVAKKSTTSKPKQQAQQQNPQQQQLQRGVSNVSTPPPLSTTPGTSQQDPFNASMISNSSSQSSTASASASQHSLSTNESQQNSLYTQSFNAEKLIGHQAQQQQQQQPQQQQQQPQQQQQQQPQPQQQTLAQVPPQHCNPAVASVHHTQQQQLQQPQLQQQRPTPPPAQQQQHRRTPNTPDGTVNSGPAVLGVVGGNANVSGNNLMSRLNNFGAAAAGGVANITGVSEFHFDPNHGASAGQSNASAYQQHQLINQYQQQHHQQQQAASSATVVQQQQQHLRSHTPQSPHQPHPQQQQQQQHFTSPHHMPATQQQLHHHQQMLHHHQQMQQQHQQQQQQQQHRHNQQRSPLHHATPAQQLQQQHHQPSHSPQRGRLQSPQPQQSPLQHQQQQQQQQQQLQQQQQQYALQQQANEAPWANIGFGSSAVSGVSAQQPQPQQQQQPPTQQQQQQGVVSASGELKDNPAKFYIVDTPDFLGLPMNVGSNGGPSGTTTPNSHTQQQQQHQQQQQQQQSTVGPSGSVSNKQQESQIGGELMSFQSMWPSPGSAASQMMFSGGAQQQQQQQQQQQAQQQAQSNAQSGQAGAVNVGAADPHNYNNIGSILTNLIDTAPTSMEYNFDIMQPDGGQMGVSQSQAQAQQQHPQNSLAAHQQQQQQQQQQQSQPQHPHSAHHHQPHSLQQQQHHSAAAAALGNYGTAGLMRHTSLYGSPSGASLYDTSAAAAAAAHHHHHLPSHHPGLGDLTEQQQKNSFQPYHPHAASHSLGGHHPLAPTAHHPLAPHLLPPPPHASIYDRSVGGGYPTMLMGGGVGGGGDEQKTVLPPISDYMHHIQQQQLQSQHPQQSDLVYYPVKND; from the exons GTTGGGCAGTCGCTAAATCTGCTCGATAGTCTTGACGCTGTATCACAATGCGATGCGCTTCATTATCTGCTACGAACGCTGAAATGTAAATATCCCGAAGCTTGTGAACGGGTGACAAGGGCTCTTTTCCCCCATATCACCGATGAGTTTGCTAGTTCCACAAAAACCGCAAACAAGAAACAATTGCAGCTTCAATTGTTGCTCACTGCCAAAAAGGAAGAGATTAAAACAGAAGATGAAGGCTCAACAGATCTCAATCAGAACTTTGAGAAGATCCTGTGCAAGGAGGAGATCATGTGTCTCGACGAGGACGACGACGACATGGTTGGTGGCATGGACCTGCATGCCAATGTAGAAAATTCTGCTTCCAATAATAGACACTTGCATTATAACAGCACACATGCTCTAAAACAAGATCCGCTTGATTTGATACCCTCGTCTATTATAAATACGAGACACCTGACAAAAGCGAATTCAAATGCCACCTTTGAGCATGCTATTGTGGGTAATAGTGGTGGCGCCATTACACGTTTAGCTGGCGATGATAGTTATAACAGTTGGGCTGAACTGGCAACTTGTGATCAGGAGAAAAACATGACACGTCAtaacaccaaaaacaataaacacaatAATTATCCTAGATTGCTGAGTGAAAAACTCGTGCTCAGTATTGATGAGGGATGTAATCCTACTACGAAAGCGAAAGATGACTATTACTTCTATCCTGATAATGAATGGACCATACACTATCATCACAGTACGGGCGAATTTAATGTGCGAGCCTACAAACAGCTATTTCGATTTCGTCTACAAACAGCGTTAAGCGAAGAGCATAAAACCTTCTTGAAAAAATTCTACAAGAATTTCATTCTATCTGGACAGCTATTGGGCACGCGACCGCCATTACATGTACTGGAAAAAGTGCGGGAACAGCGTCTGGAAGAATGGCAACAGTTACGTCTGCGAAAATTAGCAGCAGTTGCAGCGGCTACAGCGTATACGCAGCAACGGCAAATTTTACCTGCGATCACATTTGATTCGGAACTGGAGTCCGAATCTGAGTCGCAAATGTCTACGTCGGTAGCCGCGCCTGAAATGATGAAATTCGAGGAGATTACCGAAGAAGATGCGGGCGCTGGCCGTCTGGTACATGGCATGGAAATGGAGCCGGATATCGAAGACGTATTAGGCGGTGGTAGTAGCGCAAGCGGTAGTGGCCATAGCAATAGTAGTAACGGCGGTGCCACTACAGATTTGCAAACATTGGTTGCCACGACGCCAGAAAGTGTGTCGACGATGACGACAACGATAAACAATACTAATACTGCTTCATTAGCGGGAGGTGAGAGCACGACCAGCGGTAGTTTGAGCAGCAATAGCAAACCTTTACTACAtaatcagcagcaacaacaagg AAACAGCAACCTTGTGATAAATGGCCTTACAGCaagcaataatataaataatcttAGCTACAATAATCAGCAATTAGCAAATATTGTTGGTGATCTTCCAAGTGTAGCTCCCAAGGAGCCGAATCAGCAACCACAATCTCTGCAGGGCATTAGTACGCAAATCGAGCGGCAAAATAGACTGTTGGAACAACGACAGCCGAATTTCTCCAATCAATATTTGCAAGAACGAAATGAACAACCGCTGAATTCTTTACATTTTCCGACGCTAAACGATGTCGCGCGAGAGAATGTTTTAGACAGCGCTACGCTGGATAATGGCAGTAACAGTAATATCAATATTAACAAAATCGAATCGATGCTCTTGCCAGGACTGAATAATTGTAGTAATAGTAGTGGTAGCGGTAGTGCTAACGGTCCTGGTAGCGATTCTACGGCGATGAAAAACATGCCTGAAAGTCTACATAACAATGTGCTCAATGCAAACCAGTCACATTTTCTGGGActtcagcagcagcaacaacaacagcaagagcaACAGAggctaataaaacaaaatcaaaaacaagaTACTCCGCAGCTGCTGCAACAGCACCGAAACGTTAATGCGAACCTGCAGCATCCGCAAACACACCCGCTAACATTACTGGGTGGCATGGCTGAGAGTGCGCAGCATcaattgcaacagcaacagcaggaACAACTTCAGCTGCAACAACAGCGCATGCAGCAACAGAGCACCAATACAGCTGCGTTCATCAACAGCATTGACAATATACTGGATAACGGTAGTTTGCCCGCTGTGATGCAACAGAAGCATCCACAACAGCATTTTAGTGCGGAACTGTTAGCGCAATCGCCAACACTACAACAGCAAGGCGCGCAGCAATCCCCACTATCCGCACATGCTGCGCaaatgcagcagcagcaacaaccacaacaacaaatgcaacacacGATACCAATGTTGCATATGCATCAACATGTGGacacgctacaacaacaacaacagcatctgcttttgcagcagcagcagcagcaacaactcgCTGGCACGTCTTCCGCTTCCACCGCACCAACATCAGGAGCATCTTCGTCAATGTCGAGCGCACTCTCAACGACGCCTAACAATATTTTGTCCGGCATTTCTGCCTCAGCATCAACTTCCGGTTCGATTTCGTCAGCTTCGTTGAACGTATCCTTAGGACTGGATGATAATGATTTATCGCACGATGAGGATGATGACATGGATGAACATGATTTGGACGACATGGAACCGAAGCAACAGCTTATTGATGGCGGTAGCAGCAGTAGCACTTCACTGCAAGCACCGCCAGGTAGTACCGGGGCCCAAGGCGCAGCCGGCTCTGGTGCGAAGAAGGCGAAACCCAGTTATCAATGCTTGCAGTGTCCAAAGTCGTAtcgaaaacgaaaatcattattggATCACTATAAAATACATCCAGGTTTTTGTCATGATTGTGGACAACCAAATGGCACATCTTTGGAG GAAATAATTCATCACAATCGAACTGTGCACGCCAAGGAGTTTCCATTCGTTTGTGACACGTGTGGCGAATCCTACTCGCGCCGTCAACAATTTCATGCCCATGTCGAATCTCACAGCAAGAAAGAATTCAAAA CTTATTCGTGTATAGAATGCGGGCAAAAGTTTCCACACAAGAAACTGCATCAACAGCACTTAGACACGACGGGTCACAAGGCTGACGGTGCTATTTGCGAGGTGTGCGGTGCAGATTTTCCCTCAAAGAATGCACTTTATCAGCACATCATTCGTGTCCACAAAAAAGACAACTTTTTCGAGTGCCACATTTGTCAGAATCGTTTTACTTTGAAAGCGAATTTGGAACGCCATGTACAGCTACATACGGAAGTGAAGCGAACATATGTTTGTGATATTTGTGGTTCATCGTATTTTACATATCCGGCACTGAAGGATCATTATAGCAATGCGCATACCGATGCATCGGAATGTAAGTGCACTTTGTGTGGCAAGCGATTTGGCTCAGTAAAATCACTGCAACGGCATCTGCCATCACACTCGGAGGAGCGACcacattgttgctgttattgtgaTCAG ACCTTCAAGTGGAAAACTCATATGGTACGCCACAAGCAAACCGTACACGGTAATCAGCCATCGCCGAAGAAAGTCAAACGTTTTGCCAAGGATGAAG AAATGGTACCGACGCCCGATATGCCGGGCCCTCCTCCCGCGAAGGTTGCAAAGAAATCCACCACGAGTAAACCAAAGCAGCAGGCGCAGCAACAGAATccgcaacaacagcagctgcaGAGAGGTGTGAGCAATGTATCTACACCACCACCACTCTCCACCACACCCGGTACATCTCAGCAGGATCCATTCAATGCATCGATGATTAGCAACAGCAGCTCCCAATCATCCACTGCGTCAGCGTCGGCGTCACAGCATTCACTGTCAACCAATGAGTCCCAACAGAATTCCTTGTATACTCAGAGTTTTAATGCCGAAAAATTGATTGGCCATCAggcacaacagcaacagcaacagcagccgcagcaacagcaacaacaaccacaacagcagcagcaacaacaaccgcaacCACAGCAACAAACATTGGCACAAGTGCCGCCACAGCATTGCAATCCGGCGGTGGCATCGGTACatcatacacaacaacaacaacttcaacaGCCGCAATTACAGCAACAACGACCAACACCGCCACCcgcgcaacagcaacaacatcgtCGAACACCCAACACTCCGGATGGCACCGTGAACAGTGGCCCCGCTGTACTCGGCGTGGTTGGTGGCAATGCGAATGTATCGGGCAATAATCTTATGTCGCGGCTAAATAATTTCGGTGCTGCCGCGGCTGGAGGTGTCGCCAATATAACCGGTGTGTCAGAATTCCACTTCGATCCTAATCATGGTGCGTCTGCAGGACAAAGTAATGCCAGCGCATATCAGCAACATCAGTTAATCAATCAATACCAACAGCAGCAccatcagcaacaacaagctgcaTCGTCAGCGACCGTGgtacaacagcagcagcaacatctACGTAGCCATACACCGCAAAGTCCGCACCAACCACAtcctcaacaacaacaacagcaacaacatttcaCTTCACCGCATCATATGCCTGcgacacaacaacaattgcatcaTCATCAGCAAATGCTGCATCATCACCAACAaatgcagcagcagcaccaacagcaacagcaacaacaacagcatcgtCACAATCAGCAACGTTCACCGTTGCATCATGCTACTCCCGCTCAACAGTTGCAGCAGCAACATCATCAGCCATCACACTCGCCACAACGGGGACGTTTGCAGTCGCCACAACCACAGCAATCGCCGCTCcagcaccaacagcaacaacaacagcagcagcagcaattgcaacaacaacaacagcagtacgCGCTACAGCAACAAGCAAATGAAGCGCCATGGGCTAATATTGGATTTGGCTCCAGTGCGGTAAGTGGTGTTAGTGCTCAACAACCTCAAccccagcagcagcaacaaccgcccactcaacaacaacagcagcagggTGTTGTTTCTGCCAGTGGCGAGCTGAAAGACAATCCCGCCAAATTTTATATTGTTGACACGCCTGATTTTCTTGGGCTTCCCATGAATGTCGGTTCAAATGGTGGTCCTTCTGGCACAACAACACCGAATTCACatactcaacaacaacaacaacaccagcagcagcagcaacaacaacagtcgaCAGTTGGTCCAAGTGGTAGTGTGAGTAACAAGCAGCAAGAATCACAGATTGGAGGCGAACTTATGAGTTTTCAG AGTATGTGGCCATCCCCTGGATCTGCTGCCTCGCAAATGATGTTCAGTGGAGGagcacaacagcagcagcaacaacaacaacagcaacaagcacaacaacaagcgcaaagTAATGCACAAAGCGGACAAGCTGGTGCCGTAAATGTTGGCGCGGCAGACCCGcacaattacaacaatattgGCAGTATCCTAACGAATCTCATTGACACTGCTCCAACTTCAATGGAGTATAATTTTGACATAATGCAACCGGATGGCGGGCAAATGGGCGTTTCACAATCTCAAGCGCAGGCGCAGCAACAACATCCACAAAATTCACTTGCTGctcatcagcagcagcagcaacagcagcaacaacaacaatcgcaaCCACAACATCCGCACTCTGCTCACCACCACCAGCCGCATtcacttcaacaacaacaacaccatagCGCCGCTGCTGCAGCTCTCGGAAATTACGGTACAGCCGGATTAATGCGTCACACCAGCTTATATGGCTCGCCGAGTGGAGCTTCGCTGTATGACACTAGCGCTGCGGCGGCTGCAGCTGCACACCACCACCATCATTTGCCTTCCCATCATCCCGGTTTAGGGGATTTAacggaacaacaacaaaagaacagtTTTCAACCCTATCATCCACATGCGGCATCACATTCGCTTGGTGGACATCATCCACTTGCGCCAACCGCACATCATCCACTCGCACCACATTTATTGCCGCCACCACCGCATGCCAGTATCTACGATCGCAGCGTGGGCGGTGGTTATCCTACAATGCTAATgggtggtggtgttggtggcggTGGCGATGAGCAGAAAACTGTGCTGCCGCCAATCAGTGATTATATGCATCACATACAACAGCAGCAACTGCAGTCACAACACCCGCAACAATCGGACCTAGTCTACTATCCAGTGAAAAATGATTGA